In Mastomys coucha isolate ucsf_1 unplaced genomic scaffold, UCSF_Mcou_1 pScaffold20, whole genome shotgun sequence, one DNA window encodes the following:
- the Tead4 gene encoding transcriptional enhancer factor TEF-3 isoform X1, giving the protein MYGRNELIARYIKLRTGKTRTRKQVSSHIQVLARRKAREIQAKLKDQAAKNKALQSMAAMSSAQIVSATAFHSKMALARGPGYPAISGFWQGALPGQPGTSHDVKPFSQNTYTVQPPLPLPGFESPAGPTPSPSAPPAAPWQGRSIASSKLWMLEFSAFLERQQDPDTYSKHLFVHISQSSPSYSDPYLETVDIRQIYDKFPEKKGGLKELFERGPSNAFFLVKFWADLNTNIDDEGSAFYGVSSQYESPENMIITCSTKVCSFGKQVVEKVETEYARYENGHYLYRIHRSPLCEYMINFIHKLKHLPEKYMMNSVLENFTILQVVTNRDTQETLLCIAYVFEVSASEHGAQHHIYRLVKE; this is encoded by the exons GTCGGAATGAGCTGATTGCACGCTACATCAAGCTCCGAACAGGGAAGACGCGCACGAGGAAGCAG GTCTCCAGCCACATCCAGGTGCTTGCCCGTCGAAAAGCCCGGGAGATCCAGGCCAAACTCAAG GACCAGGCAGCTAAGAACAAGGCCCTGCAGAGCATGGCTGCCATGTCGTCCGCCCAGATCGTCTCGGCCACAGCTTTCCACAGTAAAATGGCTCTTGCCCGGGGCCCTGGCTACCCAGCAATCTCGGGG TTTTGGCAAGGAGCTTTGCCAGGCCAACCTGGAACATCCCACGA TGTGAAACCTTTCTCTCAAAATACCTACACTGTCCAGCCTCCGCTGCCTCTGccag GCTTTGAGTCTCCGGCAGGACCCACCCCATCACCCTCTGCACCGCCTGCTGCTCCGTGGCAAGGCCGCAGCATAGCCAGCTCCAAGCTCTGGATGTTGGAATTCTCTGCTTTCCTGGAGCGCCAGCAAGATCCAGACACA TACAGCAAACACCTGTTCGTGCACATCAGCCAGTCAAGCCCAAGCTACAGTGACCCCTACCTCGAAACTGTGGACATCCGCCAGATCTATGACAAGTTCCCAGAGAAGAAGGGGGGCCTCAAGGAGCTATTTGAACGGGGGCCCTCTAATGCCTTCTTCCTTGTGAAGTTCTGG GCAGACCTCAATACCAACATCGATGATGAGGGCAGCGCCTTCTATGGGGTATCCAGCCAGTATGAGAGCCCGGAGAACATGATTATTACCTGCTCTACTAAGGTCTGCTCATTTGGCAAGCAAGTGGTGGAGAAAGTTGAG ACAGAGTATGCTCGCTATGAGAATGGCCATTATTTGTACCGCATTCACCGGTCCCCTCTCTGTGAGTACATGATCAACTTTATTCACAAGCTGAAGCACTTGCCTGAGAAGTACATGATGAACAGCGTGCTGGAGAACTTCACCATCCTACAG GTAGTCACCAACCGAGACACACAGGAGACCTTGTTGTGTATTGCATATGTCTTCGAAGTTTCAGCCAGCGAACACGGAGCTCAGCACCACATCTACCGACTTGTGAAAGAATGA
- the Tead4 gene encoding transcriptional enhancer factor TEF-3 isoform X2: MYGRNELIARYIKLRTGKTRTRKQVSSHIQVLARRKAREIQAKLKFWQGALPGQPGTSHDVKPFSQNTYTVQPPLPLPGFESPAGPTPSPSAPPAAPWQGRSIASSKLWMLEFSAFLERQQDPDTYSKHLFVHISQSSPSYSDPYLETVDIRQIYDKFPEKKGGLKELFERGPSNAFFLVKFWADLNTNIDDEGSAFYGVSSQYESPENMIITCSTKVCSFGKQVVEKVETEYARYENGHYLYRIHRSPLCEYMINFIHKLKHLPEKYMMNSVLENFTILQVVTNRDTQETLLCIAYVFEVSASEHGAQHHIYRLVKE; encoded by the exons GTCGGAATGAGCTGATTGCACGCTACATCAAGCTCCGAACAGGGAAGACGCGCACGAGGAAGCAG GTCTCCAGCCACATCCAGGTGCTTGCCCGTCGAAAAGCCCGGGAGATCCAGGCCAAACTCAAG TTTTGGCAAGGAGCTTTGCCAGGCCAACCTGGAACATCCCACGA TGTGAAACCTTTCTCTCAAAATACCTACACTGTCCAGCCTCCGCTGCCTCTGccag GCTTTGAGTCTCCGGCAGGACCCACCCCATCACCCTCTGCACCGCCTGCTGCTCCGTGGCAAGGCCGCAGCATAGCCAGCTCCAAGCTCTGGATGTTGGAATTCTCTGCTTTCCTGGAGCGCCAGCAAGATCCAGACACA TACAGCAAACACCTGTTCGTGCACATCAGCCAGTCAAGCCCAAGCTACAGTGACCCCTACCTCGAAACTGTGGACATCCGCCAGATCTATGACAAGTTCCCAGAGAAGAAGGGGGGCCTCAAGGAGCTATTTGAACGGGGGCCCTCTAATGCCTTCTTCCTTGTGAAGTTCTGG GCAGACCTCAATACCAACATCGATGATGAGGGCAGCGCCTTCTATGGGGTATCCAGCCAGTATGAGAGCCCGGAGAACATGATTATTACCTGCTCTACTAAGGTCTGCTCATTTGGCAAGCAAGTGGTGGAGAAAGTTGAG ACAGAGTATGCTCGCTATGAGAATGGCCATTATTTGTACCGCATTCACCGGTCCCCTCTCTGTGAGTACATGATCAACTTTATTCACAAGCTGAAGCACTTGCCTGAGAAGTACATGATGAACAGCGTGCTGGAGAACTTCACCATCCTACAG GTAGTCACCAACCGAGACACACAGGAGACCTTGTTGTGTATTGCATATGTCTTCGAAGTTTCAGCCAGCGAACACGGAGCTCAGCACCACATCTACCGACTTGTGAAAGAATGA